The DNA sequence CGGGCGCACCGCGTTCGACGTGCAGGATGCGGCCCGCCTCACGATCGCCGAGGCGAGCGCCGGTTTCTATCGCGCGGTCGCCGCCGATCGTCGGCTCGAGGTAGCAGCGGAGGCACTCGCGCTCGTGGAGCGATTGCTCGCCGCGGTGCGGATCCAGGTACGTGAAGGCGAGATCAGCCGACTCGAGGCGAATCTCGCCGAGATCGAGGCCGGACGCGCACGCGGCCGCGTGCTGAGCGCGCGCCGCGCCGCGGTGAGCGCCGAACTCGAGCTCCGTCTGCTCGTCGGGCTCGATGCCGACACACCGCTCCGCTTGGTGGCGGACTCGACCGCCGCGTTGCTCACGGACATCGACGCGCTGTCCGGCGACTCCCTCCTCGCGCTCGCGCTCGTCGGTCGTCCCGATCTCGCCGCGACCGGAGAGGCGGTGCGGGAGGCGGAGACGCTGCGCGCACTCGGCCGGCGGGAGGCGTTCCCGAACTTGCGCATCGGCGTGGGAGGGATCCGGTCGCCGAACGACGGCTCGGTGCAGTTCGGTCCTGCCTTCGGACTGACCCTTCCGTTCTTCAATCGGAACCAAGGACTCGGCGACCAGCGCCGCGCACTCGTGGACCAAGCGCAGTTCGCGCGTCGCTCAGCGCTGCTGCGTGTCGAGACCGATGTGACCGTCGCCGAGCGGGCGTATCGCGCCGCGGCGGAAGAGGCGCGGGTCTATGAGTTCGAGGTCCTCGCGCGGGCGCATGAGAACGCCGCGCTCCTCGAGACCGCGTATGGCGCGGGCAAGATCGACCTCTCGACCCTCCTCCTCCTCCGCAACCAGCTGCTCGATGCCGAGTTCGGCTTCTGGGACGCTTGGCTCGCCCAGCGCGAGGCGCTCGTGCAACTCGATGCCGCGACCGGCCGGCTCACCCCGTCCGCCGCCTCACTCCAGCCCATCGATCCCGCGGCGATCCGCCGGCAGGACTCGACCACACCCATCGTCAGGAACACCCCGTGACCCAGCGTCTCAACCTCCAGCGACCGCGGCCGGTCGTGCTGCTCTTCGCCCTCGTCGTCGGCGTTGTCTCCCTTGCGTGCGGCGGTGGCGAGGCCACCGCGGACAGCGCGGCACCACTCGCGGCGGACTCGACGGCCGAGTCCGACGTGGTCGTACTCGACACGACGTCCATCCGACTAGGCGGCATTCGCGTCGCCGTCGTGGATTCGATCACCACGAGCGGCCTCCAGGTCACTGGCGCCATCACGTATGATGCCAACCGCGTGAGCCACGTCGGCTCGCGTACCGAAGCGCGCGTGCTGGCGGTGCGCGCCGACCTCGGCGCGCGCGTCGGTGGCGACGCGGTGCTCGCGATGCTCGAGAGCGCGGACGTCGGACAGTTGCGCGCCGAGGAGCGCCAGGGCGAGGAGTTGGTCGCGATCGCAAAGGAGAACTTCGCGCGCGAACAGCGTCTCGAGTCCCAAGGCATCTCGAGCCGGAAGGAGTTGCTGCTCGCTGAAGCCGAGCTGCGTCGCAGCGAGGCGGCGCTTCGCAGCACGGAGGAACGGCTGGCCGTGCTCGGCGCTGCGCACGATCACGGGGCGGGAGCCGCCTACAGTCTGGTCGCGCCCTTCGCGGGCACCGTCGTCGCGCGCAACGTCAGTCTCGGTGAGGTCGTCGGGCCGACCGACGTGTTGTTCACGGTGGCCGATCTGTCCGTGGTCTGGATCGAACTCGACATTTTCGAGCGGGACTTCGCGCGTGTGCGCGCGGGGCAGTCGGTCGTCGTGACCGTGAGCGCATACCCCGGGCGGCGCTTCATCGGGCGCCTCGCGTATGTGGGCGAGGTGTTGGACGAGACCAAGCGCACGGTGCGTGCGCGTGTGGAGATCCCGAACGGGAACGCCGCGCTCAAGCCGGGGATGTTCGCGACCGCGAGCATCCAGGTGGGCGGGGGTGGTCCCGCGATGCCCGTGGTGCCGCAAGCCGCGGTCCAGGAAGTGGAGGGACGCCAAGTGGTGTTCGTGCCCGGCGACGCGCCGGGTGAGTTCCGGCCCGTACCGGTCGTCGTGGGCGAGACGGTGGACGGGGATCGCGTGATCATCCTCAGTGGTCTGCGACCGGGAAGTCGCGTGGTCATCGCTGGCGCGTTCGCGCTTCGGTCCGAACTCGCCAAGGGCGAGATCGGCGAGCACGGCCACTGACCGCCAGAGGATCCCTCATGCGCTCCCTCATCGGCTTCGTCCTGAATCAACGCCTCCTCGTGCTCGCGATGACCTTGCTGCTGGTCGGCGTGGGTATCTGGAGCGCGTTGGCGCTCCCGATCGACGCGGTACCGGACGTGACCAACGTCCAAGTCCAGATCAATACCAACGCGGCCGCACTGCCGCCGTCGGAGGTGGAGCGTCAGGTGACGCTCCCGGTCGAGCTCGCGATGTTCGGTCTCCCCGACCTCGAGGAGATTCGATCGATCTCCAAGTTCGGGCTCTCGCAGGTCACGGTCGTGTTCGCCGAGGGCACCGACATCTACTTCGCGCGACAGCAGGTGCAGGAGCGACTGCAACTGGCGCGCGAGGAGATCCCACCGGGATACGGCACGCCCGAGATGGGGCCCATCTCGACCGGGCTCGGCGAGATCTTCCAGTACACCGTCTCGGCGGACTCGGGCACCGGCATCGACGCCACTGAGCTGCGCACGCTGCAGGACTGGGTCGTCGCGCCGCAGTTGCGCGCCGTGTCCGGCGTGGCGGAGGTGAACGCGTTCGGTGGGTTCGAGAAGCAATATCAGGTGTTGGTGCGGCCGGAGGCGCTCGTGCAGTACGACCTCACGCTGCCGCAAGTGCTTGAAGCGATCGCCGCGAACAACCAGAACGCGGGCGGCGGCTACATCACGCGCGGTGCCGAGCAGCTCGTCATCCGCGGCGTGGGTCAGGTGCAGGACCTCGACCAGATCCGCAACATCGTGGTCGCGAGCCGCGGCGGGACACCGGTACGGGTGGGCGACCTCGCGGAGGTCGTGATCGGGTCGACCATCCGGCAGGGCGCGGTCACCAAGGACGGGACCGGAGAGGTCGTCACCGGCATCGTGATGATGCGGATGGGACAGAACTCGCGCACGGTCGTCAACGCGGTCAAGGAGAAGTTCGAGGTCGCGGCGCGCACGTTGCCGCCCGGCGTTCGCCTTCAACCCTTCTACGATCGAACCGACTTGATCGGTCGCACGATCAAGACGGTCGAGAAGAACCTCGTCGAGGGTGCCATCCTCGTCATCGTCGTGCTCTTCGTCCTGCTCGGGAACTTCCGCGCGGCCCTGATCGTCGCGGCGGCCATCCCGCTCTCGATGTTCTTCGCCCTCAGCATGATGGTCAAGGTCGGGATCGCCGGGAGCCTGATGAGCCTCGGCGCAATCGACTTCGGGCTCGTCGTCGACGGATCGGTCGTGATGGTCGAGAACGCGATGCGTCGACTCGGCCATCGCAAGCCGGGCGACAACTTCCTGCACACGGTGCTCGAATCGTGCGCCGAGGTGGGCCGCCCGATCCTCTTCGGTATCGGGATCATCATCGTGGTCTACCTGCCGATCCTCACACTGCAAGGCGTCGAAGGGAAGATGTTCCGCCCGATGGCGCTGACGGTGGTGTTCGCGTTGGTCGGATCGCTATTGCTCACGTTCCTGCTCACGCCGGTGCTGATCTCGATCTTCCTCAAGGGCAAGGTGACCGAGGAGGACGTCTGGCTGGTCAAGCGCGCGAAGGCCATCTATCGACCGGCGCTCGAATGGACACTCGCCAACACGCGGCGGGTGCTCATCGGGTCGGGCGCGGCGGTCGTGCTCGCGCTCGCCGCGGTGCCGTTCCTCGGTTCCGAGTTCATCCCGCGACTGGACGAAGGGTCGTTCGCCCTGCAAGTGCTGCGCCTGCCAAGCATATCGCTCGAGGAGTCGGTCCGGCAGACGACGCAGTTGGAGGCGATCCTGCTCGAGGAGTTCCCCGACGAGGTGATCGACGTGGTCGCCAAGACGGGCCGCGCGGAGATCGCGACCGACCCGATGGGCGTGAACATCAGCGACATCCTCGTGCGGCTCGCGCCGCCGGAACAGTGGACGAAGGCGACCGACAAGGGCGAACTCGAAGCCGTGATGACCGAGGCGCTCGCGCGGATCCCTGGCTTGGTGGTGAGCTTCAGCCAGCCGATCGAGCTGCGCGTGAACGAACTCATCGCCGGGGTGCGGAGCGACCTCGCGATCAAGATCTACGGCGATGATCTCGGCCAGCTCAGCACGACCGCGGAGCAGATCGTCGCGGCGGTGGCCGGGCTGCCCGGCGCCACCGGGTTCAAGGCGCAGCAACTCGAGGGGCTGCCGCAACTGCAGATCGCGGTCCTTCCGGAGCAGCTCGCGCGCTACGGCATCAACTCCGCCGATGTGATGCAGGTGGTCGAGGCGCTCGGGGGTGTGCAGGTGTCGCAGGTGCTCGAGGGGCAGCGACGGTTCGCGCTGACCGTGCGCTTCCCTGCGTCGGTGCGCGCGAACGCTGCGTCGATCAGTCGCATCCTGGTGAGTGCCCCGAACGGGGAACGCGTGCCCCTCGGGACGCTGGCCAAGGTGGAGGAGGTCGGCGGGCCCGCCGAGGTGAGTCACGAGAACGGGTCGCGATTGGTGATCGTGGAGGGGAACGTCCGTGGGCGCGACATCGGCAGTTTCGTGGCCGATGTGCGTGCGCTGTTCGACAATGGCACGATCACCCTCCCTCCCGGCTACCGGCCCGAGTTCGGCGGTCAGTTCGAGAATCTGGAGCGCGCGAGCAAGCGCCTCTTGCTCGTGGTGCCGATCTCGCTTCTGCTGATCTTCCTGCTGCTCTTCGCGACCTTCAACTCCTTGCGACAGGCGGCACTCGTGTTCACCGGCATCCCGTTGGCGACCGTCGGCGGCGTGCTCGCGCTCTTCGCGCGCGGGATGCCATTCAGCATCTCGGCGGGCGTCGGGTTCATCGCGCTGTTCGGCATCGCAGTGCTGAACGGGGTGGTGATGGTCTCCTACATCAATGAACTGCGCCAGCACGGCCGTCCGCTCGACGAGGCCGTGCGCGAGGGCGGGATGACCAGGCTGCGTCCCGTGCTCATGACCGCGCTGGTCGCGAGTCTCGGCTTCCTGCCCATGGCGCTCTCGAGCAGCGCTGGCGCGGAGGTGCAGCGGCCGCTCGCGACGGTGGTCATCGGCGGACTCATCACCGCCACGCTGCTCACGCTGCTCGTGCTGCCCCTCTTGTATCTCCTTTTCGAACGTCGACCGGAGACTGCCCCATGAAGATGGTGATCGCATACATCCAACCGTTTATGTCCGATGCGGTGGAGGCAGCGCTGCATCGCATCGGCGAGCTCTCGGGCGCCACGTTCACGGACGTCCGCGGCTTCGGACGCGGCGGTCACGCCGACGCGCCGGCGTCCGAGGGCGTGCTCGGTACGGTGCCCAAGGTGCGCGTGGAGGTGGTCGTGCCCGCTGCGCTCGAGGACGAGGTGGTGCGCGCGATCGAGCACGCCGCGCGCACGGGCAATCGCGGCGATGGGAAGGTCGTCGTGGTCGCGGTGTCGCGCGCGCTGCGGATCGCGACGGGCGATGAGGGCGAGACCGCGGTCTGAAGGAGCTGAACCACCCGGCGACACGCTCGAGCACCCTCGCGCCGGGTCAACCTGTTGGATACTCCGGAGTCACGATGCGACGTGCTGCGCGGCTCGACCTGCCCCTGCTGCTCCCCGAAGTGAAGGACCTCCGCGACGCGTGCGTGGCGCGACTCATGCGATTGCTTGAACGCCAAGAGGGCGTCGAGAGCGTGCACGTGGTCGAGGCGAGTGCGGAGCCGGACGGTGAGCCGCCGCACGCGGACGGCGCGACCCGGACGGCGCCGTCAGGGCCGCAGCTCTGCCTGCACTACGATCCCGACCGACTCACGCTGACCCAAGTTGAAGCGTTTGCCCACGCGGCCGGTGCGGGGGTGACCGATCGATTCGCGCATATGGTCATCCCGTTCCGTGCGGTCGGCGCGGAGGATGAGGGGCGACGCATCGAGGACGCGCTCCGTGAACTTCGCGGCGTGAGCGCGGCCGTCGTCAACTTCGCTGGCCAGGTCGTGCGCGTGGAGTTCGACCGCCGACGCGTCGATCGGGCGCTGATCGAGGCGCGACTGCGCGAGGTCGGCGCAGTGCCGGTCGCGGAGACCGTGGGACAGGAAGGCGCTCCG is a window from the Pseudogemmatithrix spongiicola genome containing:
- a CDS encoding TolC family protein → MSRGIPSIPFFSASLTLLSLLGGTIVTRSANAQSPAASARADTLVLALDDIQRLAIGRSPTLLGVRQETAIARGALRQTRVLRSNPELAVQSAGGALGSAADQLELTVLQEIEFAGQRGLRIDAARIGLGRTAFDVQDAARLTIAEASAGFYRAVAADRRLEVAAEALALVERLLAAVRIQVREGEISRLEANLAEIEAGRARGRVLSARRAAVSAELELRLLVGLDADTPLRLVADSTAALLTDIDALSGDSLLALALVGRPDLAATGEAVREAETLRALGRREAFPNLRIGVGGIRSPNDGSVQFGPAFGLTLPFFNRNQGLGDQRRALVDQAQFARRSALLRVETDVTVAERAYRAAAEEARVYEFEVLARAHENAALLETAYGAGKIDLSTLLLLRNQLLDAEFGFWDAWLAQREALVQLDAATGRLTPSAASLQPIDPAAIRRQDSTTPIVRNTP
- a CDS encoding efflux RND transporter periplasmic adaptor subunit; translation: MTQRLNLQRPRPVVLLFALVVGVVSLACGGGEATADSAAPLAADSTAESDVVVLDTTSIRLGGIRVAVVDSITTSGLQVTGAITYDANRVSHVGSRTEARVLAVRADLGARVGGDAVLAMLESADVGQLRAEERQGEELVAIAKENFAREQRLESQGISSRKELLLAEAELRRSEAALRSTEERLAVLGAAHDHGAGAAYSLVAPFAGTVVARNVSLGEVVGPTDVLFTVADLSVVWIELDIFERDFARVRAGQSVVVTVSAYPGRRFIGRLAYVGEVLDETKRTVRARVEIPNGNAALKPGMFATASIQVGGGGPAMPVVPQAAVQEVEGRQVVFVPGDAPGEFRPVPVVVGETVDGDRVIILSGLRPGSRVVIAGAFALRSELAKGEIGEHGH
- a CDS encoding efflux RND transporter permease subunit, translated to MRSLIGFVLNQRLLVLAMTLLLVGVGIWSALALPIDAVPDVTNVQVQINTNAAALPPSEVERQVTLPVELAMFGLPDLEEIRSISKFGLSQVTVVFAEGTDIYFARQQVQERLQLAREEIPPGYGTPEMGPISTGLGEIFQYTVSADSGTGIDATELRTLQDWVVAPQLRAVSGVAEVNAFGGFEKQYQVLVRPEALVQYDLTLPQVLEAIAANNQNAGGGYITRGAEQLVIRGVGQVQDLDQIRNIVVASRGGTPVRVGDLAEVVIGSTIRQGAVTKDGTGEVVTGIVMMRMGQNSRTVVNAVKEKFEVAARTLPPGVRLQPFYDRTDLIGRTIKTVEKNLVEGAILVIVVLFVLLGNFRAALIVAAAIPLSMFFALSMMVKVGIAGSLMSLGAIDFGLVVDGSVVMVENAMRRLGHRKPGDNFLHTVLESCAEVGRPILFGIGIIIVVYLPILTLQGVEGKMFRPMALTVVFALVGSLLLTFLLTPVLISIFLKGKVTEEDVWLVKRAKAIYRPALEWTLANTRRVLIGSGAAVVLALAAVPFLGSEFIPRLDEGSFALQVLRLPSISLEESVRQTTQLEAILLEEFPDEVIDVVAKTGRAEIATDPMGVNISDILVRLAPPEQWTKATDKGELEAVMTEALARIPGLVVSFSQPIELRVNELIAGVRSDLAIKIYGDDLGQLSTTAEQIVAAVAGLPGATGFKAQQLEGLPQLQIAVLPEQLARYGINSADVMQVVEALGGVQVSQVLEGQRRFALTVRFPASVRANAASISRILVSAPNGERVPLGTLAKVEEVGGPAEVSHENGSRLVIVEGNVRGRDIGSFVADVRALFDNGTITLPPGYRPEFGGQFENLERASKRLLLVVPISLLLIFLLLFATFNSLRQAALVFTGIPLATVGGVLALFARGMPFSISAGVGFIALFGIAVLNGVVMVSYINELRQHGRPLDEAVREGGMTRLRPVLMTALVASLGFLPMALSSSAGAEVQRPLATVVIGGLITATLLTLLVLPLLYLLFERRPETAP
- a CDS encoding P-II family nitrogen regulator, translated to MKMVIAYIQPFMSDAVEAALHRIGELSGATFTDVRGFGRGGHADAPASEGVLGTVPKVRVEVVVPAALEDEVVRAIEHAARTGNRGDGKVVVVAVSRALRIATGDEGETAV